A window of Plasmodium brasilianum strain Bolivian I chromosome 8, whole genome shotgun sequence contains these coding sequences:
- a CDS encoding calcium-dependent protein kinase 3, with product MIDNKMNESYTKRNKHIRDNGTRNKSKIYKEKIKKKKSSNKCIKNNNVLYEDSKGTSTKEELIDLKLKESKLGEKQFNKSARYKDTLIKSMKGEDFKFSRRGFILSFSGNLDDFYNLSEEPIGKGTYGCVYKATDKMLKISRAVKVVSKKKLKNIPRFRQEIDIMKNLDHPNVIKLLETFEDEEQIYLVMELCTGGELFDKIVKKGSFSEIYSSFIMKQIYSVLNYLHIRNICHRDIKPENFLFYDKSPESLIKIIDFGLASYFSDINLEMKTKAGTPYYVAPQVLAGSYDYKCDIWSTGVLFYILLCGYPPFYGESDHEILIMVKKGEYNFKGKEWDNVTQEAKDLIKCCLTMDPRKRISASEALKHPWFKKKKGAFNLDVKMDIHVLENFKNYALLLKFQKLAMTIIAQQSNDYDLQQLKSAFLHLDEEGKGNITKQQLKKGLESSGLKLPQNFDRLIDQIDSDGSGRIDYTEFLAAALDRKKLTKKLMYCAFRVFDVDNDGEITTAELAHILYNGNKKGNITERDINQVKKMIGEVDKNHDGKIDFYEFCEMMKLKY from the exons atgatagATAATAAGATGAACGAGTCATACACAAAACGAAATAAGCACATCCGTGATAACGGAACTAGAAATAAGTCGAAGATAtacaaggaaaaaataaagaaaaaaaaaagctccaataaatgcataaaaaataataacgtTCTGTATGAAGACAGCAAAGGAACAAGTACTAAAGAAGAACTAATAGACTTAAAGTTAAAAGAATCAAAATTGGGCGAAaaacaatttaataaaagtGCAAGGTATAAAGATACTCTAATCAAATCGATGAAAGGTGAGGATTTCAAATTTTCAAGAAGAGGAtttattttaagtttttcAGGAAATTTAGatgatttttataatttatcagAAGAACCAATAGGAAAAGGTACATATGGATGTGTATATAAAGCAACAgataaaatgttaaaaatttcAAGGGCTGTTAAAGTAGtatcaaagaaaaaattaaaaaatataccacGATTTAGACAAGAAATtgatataatgaaaaatttagatCATccaaatgtaataaaattattagagACATTTGAAGATGaagaacaaatatatttagttaTGGAATTATGTACAGGTGGTGAattatttgataaaattgtaaaaaaaggTTCCTTTTCAGaaatatattcttcttttataatgaaacaaatatattctgtattaaattatttacatattcgAAATATTTGTCATAGAGATATTAAACCtgaaaactttttattttatgataaatcACCTGAATCgttaataaaaatcattGATTTTGGTTTGGCATCTTACTTTAGCGACATAAATTTggaaatgaaaacaaaagcTGGTACTCCTTATTATGTTGCTCCTCAAGTGTTAGCAGGCTCCTACGATTATAAATGTGATATATGGTCAACCGGTGTGTTATTTTACATACTTCTGTGCGGCTATCCCCCCTTTTATGGCGAAAGTGACCATGAGATATTAATTatg GTGAAAAAGGGGGAATATAATTTCAAGGGGAAGGAATGGGACAACGTAACACAAGAGGCAAAAGATCTGATTAAGTGTTGTCTTACCATGGACCCAAGGAAAAGAATAAGTGCAAGTGAGGCTCTGAAACATCCATGgttcaaaaagaaaaaaggggCATTTAATTTGGATGTTAAAATGGACATACATGTACtggaaaattttaaaaactatGCACtgttattaaaatttcaaaaactGGCTATGACAATTATAGCTCAACAAAGCAATGATTATGATTTACAACAACTCAAATCAGCTTTTCTTCATTTAGATGaagaaggaaaaggaaatatcACAAAACAACAATTGAAAAAAGGTTTGGAAAGTAGTGGTTTAAAACTACCCCAAAATTTTGATAGGCTTATCGATCAAATAGACAGCGATGGAAGTGGCAGAATAGACTACACAGAATTTTTGGCAGCGGCGCTAGATAGAAAAAAGTTAACAAAG aAACTAATGTACTGCGCCTTTCGTGTGTTTGATGTAGATAATGATGGAGAAATTACTACCGCGGAATTGGCACAT atactatataatggaaataaaaagggGAATATAACTGAAAGAGACATTAACCAAGTTAAGAAAATGATAGGCGAAGTTGACAAAAATCATGACGGGAAG aTCGACTTTTACGAGTTCTGCGAAATGATGAAGCTAAAGTATTAG
- a CDS encoding 50S ribosomal protein L9 produces MKNVLKLTKDKEVTYSGKCNEKNYRYITHDIVKSNSVLYAVKKKKKKIPKMVHITVSSDNEIGKKGQIKKVKLSHAFNYIIPQKLGYRSTIDELVEKEKNENTLRYIDEIKTSFLWEYKRRLNGLNIPFEFNKDVKIVVTQEDILDYLLGRGLIRENDELYDKIKNKKIKLVDFGTYPIIYRFMNNINIDITVHIIKIND; encoded by the exons atgaagaatgtGTTAAAACTAACAAAAGATAAAGAAGTCACCTACAGCGGAAAATGCAATGAAAAGAACTATC GATATATAACACATGATATAGTAAAATCAAATTCTGTGTTATAtgcagtaaaaaaaaaaaagaaaaaaatacctAAAATGGTTCACATTACTGTGAGCAGTGACAATGAAATAGGGAAAAAAG GGCAAATAAAGAAGGTAAAACTGTCCCACGCCTTCAACTACATTATACCGCAAAAGCTTGGATATCGGAGTACCATCGACGAACTAGtcgaaaaggaaaagaatgAAAACACACTTAGATATATAGacgaaataaaaacaagTTTTCTATGGGAGTATAAAAGGAGATTGAATGGATTAAACATTCCTTTTGAATTTAACAAAGACGTAAAAATTGTTGTTACCCAAGAGGATATACTAGATTAT cTTTTAGGCAGAGGATTAATAAGAGAAAACGATGAGTTGTacgataaaataaaaaataaaaaaataaaattggtAGATTTTGGGACCTACCCAATAATATATAGgtttatgaataatattaacatcGACATTACggttcatattattaaaataaatgattag